A window of Leclercia adecarboxylata contains these coding sequences:
- a CDS encoding cyclic di-GMP phosphodiesterase produces the protein MFTRHLSSRRKVLMLSVLSGLIVALLCGGMQFLYSYHKREVKYDNLISDLRVYMESYFAELQTSIDKLQPLTLSQCKDVKSELTSRASFSLNVRAFLLVKDNMAFCSSATGPMHVPLKELVPEIDTRKAVDMALLPGTPMMPEKPAIVLWHRNLLIKDGGVFTSINLNLTPYLLYTARQDEFAGIALIIGKTAFSTHSTRLIHINNLDDKPVRSSQIAGLPFTINLYADTWTLEDLIFALLFGLLCGSSIGLLSFFWLMMRANPRKEILTGIKQNQFHVVYQPVVDSGDLQMRGVEVLMRWQHPGAGAIPPDAFINFAEAQQLIVPLTLHLFDLIRRDAPALAKRLPPGSKLGINISPGHLHADSFKDDMRKFAASLPPDHFQIVLEITERDMLNQREATKLFEWLHLEGFEIAVDDFGTGHSALIYLEHFTMDYLKIDRGFVSAIGMETVTSPVLDAVLTLARRLNMVTVAEGVETAEQAKWLRDHGVNLLQGYWISRPLILEQFLSWKPDIHLDSE, from the coding sequence ATGTTCACCCGCCATTTATCGTCCCGCCGAAAAGTGCTGATGCTCAGCGTGCTTTCAGGTCTTATTGTCGCCCTGCTCTGCGGCGGTATGCAGTTTTTATACAGCTACCACAAGCGCGAAGTGAAATACGACAACCTGATTAGCGACCTTCGCGTGTACATGGAAAGTTATTTTGCAGAACTGCAGACGTCTATTGATAAATTACAGCCGCTGACGCTCAGCCAGTGCAAGGACGTCAAATCTGAACTCACTTCCCGCGCCTCATTCAGCCTTAACGTCCGCGCCTTTCTGCTGGTTAAAGATAATATGGCCTTTTGCTCGTCAGCCACGGGCCCCATGCATGTCCCCCTCAAGGAACTCGTGCCGGAAATAGACACCCGTAAAGCGGTAGACATGGCTCTCCTGCCGGGTACGCCGATGATGCCGGAGAAACCGGCCATTGTGTTGTGGCATCGCAATCTGCTGATCAAAGACGGCGGAGTATTTACCTCCATTAACCTCAACCTGACGCCTTATCTGCTCTATACCGCCCGTCAGGATGAATTTGCCGGTATTGCCCTTATCATTGGCAAAACGGCTTTTTCGACCCATTCAACCCGGCTCATTCATATTAACAATCTGGACGACAAACCTGTGCGTTCGAGCCAGATCGCCGGATTGCCGTTTACCATTAATCTGTACGCCGATACCTGGACGCTGGAAGATCTGATCTTCGCGCTACTGTTTGGCCTGTTGTGCGGCTCCAGCATCGGGCTGCTCAGCTTCTTCTGGTTAATGATGCGCGCCAATCCGCGTAAAGAGATCCTCACCGGTATCAAGCAGAATCAGTTTCATGTGGTGTATCAGCCGGTGGTGGATTCGGGAGATTTGCAGATGCGCGGCGTGGAGGTGCTGATGCGCTGGCAGCATCCCGGCGCAGGCGCCATCCCGCCAGATGCCTTTATTAATTTCGCAGAAGCGCAGCAACTTATTGTGCCGCTGACGCTGCATCTTTTCGACCTGATCCGCCGCGACGCGCCAGCGCTGGCTAAACGTCTGCCGCCAGGCTCCAAGCTGGGCATTAATATCTCGCCAGGCCATCTGCATGCCGATAGCTTTAAAGACGATATGCGTAAGTTCGCCGCCTCGCTGCCGCCGGATCACTTCCAGATTGTGCTTGAAATCACCGAGCGCGATATGCTGAATCAGCGGGAAGCAACAAAGCTGTTTGAGTGGCTGCACCTGGAAGGTTTTGAAATCGCCGTGGATGATTTTGGTACCGGGCACAGCGCCCTGATCTACCTTGAGCATTTCACCATGGATTACCTGAAGATCGACCGGGGTTTCGTGAGCGCCATCGGGATGGAAACCGTCACCTCTCCGGTGCTGGATGCGGTACTGACGCTGGCCCGGCGGCTGAACATGGTGACAGTCGCAGAAGGCGTCGAGACCGCCGAGCAGGCGAAATGGCTGCGTGACCATGGCGTCAATCTGCTGCAGGGGTACTGGATAAGCCGCCCGTTGATTCTGGAGCAGTTCCTTAGCTGGAAGCCTGATATTCACCTTGATAGCGAATAA
- a CDS encoding extracellular solute-binding protein, which produces MIVRIILLLVALISGFSQAQTIKESYAFAVIGEPKYAINFDHYDYVNPAAPKGGTVTLAANGTFDNFNRYALRGVAAERTDALYDTLFTTSDDEPGSYYPLVAETARYADDFSWMELTLNPHARFHDGTPVRASDVAFTFHKFMTEGVPQFRLVYKGATITAIAPLTVRITLASPNKEDMLSLLTLPVMPEKFWKDHKLSDPLSKPPLAGGPYRITRWKMGQYVIYSRVKDYWAANLPVNRGRWNFDTLRYDYYLDDNVAFEAFKAGAFDMRVESSAKNWATRYIGKNFDRRYIVKESFKNDSAQDTRWLAFNIQRPVFTDRRVREAITLAFDFEWMNKALFYGAYSRVNSYFQNTEYAARGYPDAAELMLLGPLKGAIPSEVFTRVFQPPVSKGDGYDRNNLLKASQLLDEAGWVIKNKQRVNRQTGKAFSFELLLPSGGNNQWVLPFQHNLERLGITLNIRQVDNSQITNRMRNRDYDMMPRLWRAMPWPSTDLQISWASQYIDSTYNSPGVKNPAVDNLIAQIVAAQGDKAKLLPLGRALDRVLTWNYYMLPMWFMGEDRVARWDKFSLPAQRPIYSLGFDNWWYDVNKAAKLPAERR; this is translated from the coding sequence ATGATTGTGCGTATTATATTGCTGCTGGTGGCGTTGATAAGCGGGTTCAGTCAGGCGCAAACCATTAAAGAGAGCTACGCGTTCGCGGTCATTGGCGAGCCCAAATACGCTATCAATTTCGATCATTACGATTACGTCAATCCCGCTGCGCCAAAAGGCGGCACCGTCACCCTGGCGGCGAACGGCACCTTCGATAACTTCAACCGTTATGCCCTGCGCGGCGTCGCGGCAGAGCGCACCGACGCGCTCTACGATACCCTCTTTACCACCTCCGACGACGAACCTGGCAGCTATTATCCCCTGGTGGCCGAGACCGCGCGTTACGCTGATGATTTTTCCTGGATGGAGCTGACCCTCAACCCGCATGCGCGTTTTCACGACGGTACGCCGGTCCGGGCCAGCGATGTCGCCTTCACCTTCCATAAATTTATGACCGAAGGCGTGCCGCAGTTCCGGCTGGTCTATAAAGGGGCGACGATAACGGCCATCGCTCCGCTGACGGTGCGTATCACCCTTGCCAGCCCCAATAAAGAGGACATGCTGAGCCTGCTGACCCTGCCGGTGATGCCGGAAAAGTTCTGGAAAGATCACAAGCTCAGCGACCCGCTCTCAAAACCACCCCTGGCAGGCGGGCCCTACCGCATCACCCGCTGGAAGATGGGGCAGTATGTGATCTATTCCCGGGTAAAAGATTACTGGGCGGCAAACCTGCCGGTAAACCGGGGCCGCTGGAATTTCGACACCCTGCGCTACGACTACTATCTGGACGACAACGTGGCCTTCGAAGCCTTTAAGGCGGGGGCCTTTGATATGCGGGTGGAGAGCAGCGCCAAAAACTGGGCCACGCGCTATATCGGGAAAAATTTTGATCGTCGCTATATTGTGAAAGAGTCCTTTAAAAATGACTCCGCCCAGGACACGCGCTGGCTGGCGTTTAATATTCAGCGCCCGGTATTTACCGACCGCCGCGTTCGCGAGGCGATTACCCTCGCCTTTGATTTCGAGTGGATGAACAAGGCGCTGTTTTACGGCGCCTATAGCCGCGTCAATAGCTATTTCCAGAACACCGAATACGCCGCCCGAGGTTACCCGGATGCCGCTGAACTGATGCTCCTCGGGCCGCTGAAAGGCGCAATTCCCTCGGAAGTCTTTACCCGCGTCTTTCAGCCGCCCGTCTCAAAAGGCGACGGCTACGATCGTAACAACCTGCTGAAAGCCAGCCAGCTGCTGGATGAGGCGGGCTGGGTCATTAAAAATAAGCAGCGGGTCAACAGACAAACCGGTAAAGCATTCAGTTTTGAACTGCTGCTGCCCTCCGGGGGTAATAACCAGTGGGTGCTGCCGTTCCAGCACAATCTGGAGAGGCTCGGCATCACGTTGAATATCCGCCAGGTGGATAATTCACAGATCACCAACCGGATGCGCAACCGGGATTACGACATGATGCCGCGCCTGTGGCGGGCCATGCCGTGGCCCAGCACCGACCTGCAGATTTCATGGGCCTCCCAATACATTGATTCAACCTACAACTCGCCGGGCGTGAAAAACCCGGCGGTGGATAACCTGATCGCCCAAATCGTTGCCGCGCAGGGGGATAAAGCCAAACTGCTGCCTCTTGGACGGGCGCTGGATCGGGTATTGACCTGGAACTATTACATGCTGCCAATGTGGTTTATGGGGGAAGACAGGGTTGCCCGCTGGGATAAATTCTCCCTTCCCGCCCAGCGCCCGATCTATTCCCTCGGGTTCGATAACTGGTGGTATGACGTTAACAAAGCGGCGAAATTACCCGCCGAGCGGCGTTAA
- a CDS encoding microcin C ABC transporter permease YejB, whose amino-acid sequence MGAYLLRRLLLVIPTLWAIITINFFIVQIAPGGPVDQAIAAIEFGNSGAMPGGGDEGMRASHARTGVGNINESHYRGGRGLDPEVIAEITQRYGFDKPIHERYFKMLGDYLRFDFGDSLFRSASVLHLIKESLPVSITLGLWGTLIIYLVSIPLGIRKAMDNGSRFDIWSSTFIIIGYAIPAFLFAVLLIVFFAGGSYFDLFPLRGLVSTDFDTLPWYQKITDYLWHITLPVLATVIGGFAALTMLTKNAFLDEIRKQYVVTARAKGVSERRILWKHIFRNAMLLVIAGFPATFISMFFTGSLLIEVMFSLNGLGLLGYEATVSRDYPVMFGTLYIFTLIGLLLNILSDICYTLVDPRIDFEGR is encoded by the coding sequence ATGGGCGCTTATTTACTTCGTCGTTTACTCCTGGTGATCCCCACTCTGTGGGCGATTATCACCATCAACTTTTTTATCGTGCAGATTGCCCCGGGCGGTCCGGTGGATCAGGCCATTGCCGCCATTGAATTTGGCAACAGCGGCGCCATGCCCGGCGGAGGCGATGAAGGGATGCGCGCCAGCCATGCCCGTACCGGGGTGGGCAACATCAATGAGAGCCACTATCGCGGCGGACGCGGGCTCGATCCCGAGGTGATCGCCGAGATCACCCAGCGTTACGGTTTTGATAAGCCGATCCATGAGCGCTACTTCAAAATGCTGGGGGATTACCTGCGCTTCGATTTTGGCGACAGTCTGTTTCGCAGCGCGTCCGTGCTGCACCTGATCAAAGAGAGCCTGCCCGTCTCCATTACCCTTGGGCTGTGGGGCACGCTCATTATCTACCTTGTTTCGATCCCGCTCGGCATTCGTAAAGCGATGGATAACGGCAGCCGGTTCGACATCTGGAGCAGCACCTTCATTATTATTGGCTATGCCATCCCGGCGTTCCTCTTTGCCGTGCTGCTGATTGTCTTTTTCGCGGGCGGAAGCTACTTCGACCTCTTCCCGCTGCGCGGCCTGGTCTCGACCGATTTCGACACGCTGCCGTGGTATCAAAAAATCACAGATTATCTGTGGCACATCACCCTGCCGGTGCTGGCGACGGTGATCGGCGGATTTGCGGCGCTGACCATGCTTACCAAAAACGCCTTCCTGGACGAGATCCGCAAGCAGTACGTGGTCACCGCCCGCGCCAAAGGGGTGAGCGAGCGGCGCATCCTGTGGAAACATATTTTTCGCAATGCCATGCTGCTGGTGATCGCCGGTTTTCCGGCCACCTTTATCAGCATGTTCTTTACCGGCTCCCTGTTAATTGAGGTGATGTTCTCCCTCAACGGCCTGGGCCTGCTGGGCTACGAGGCCACCGTCTCGCGGGATTATCCGGTGATGTTTGGCACGCTCTATATTTTCACCCTGATTGGCCTGCTGCTGAATATCCTCAGTGATATCTGCTATACGCTGGTCGATCCGCGTATTGATTTTGAGGGTCGCTGA
- a CDS encoding ABC transporter permease — MLRLSPINQARWARFRHNRRGYWSLWIFALFFALSLCSEIIANDKPLLVHFNDRWYVPVLKNYSESDFGGPFATAADYQDPWLQAQLNEHGWVLWTPIRFGASSINFATTTPFPSPPSAQNWLGTDANGGDVLARILYGTRISILFGLMLTLFSSVLGVLAGAVQGYYGGKIDLWGQRFIEVWSGMPTLFLIILLSSVVQPNFWWLLAITVLFGWMALVGVVRAEFLRTRNFDYIRAAQALGVSDRGIIFRHMLPNAMVATLTFLPFILCSSITTLTSLDFLGFGLPLGSPSLGELLLQGKNNLQAPWLGIAGFLSVAVLLSLLIFIGEAVRDAFDPNKAV; from the coding sequence ATGCTGCGCTTAAGCCCCATCAACCAGGCCCGCTGGGCTCGCTTTCGTCACAACCGCCGCGGCTACTGGTCGCTGTGGATTTTCGCCCTGTTTTTTGCCCTGAGCCTGTGCTCGGAGATCATCGCCAACGACAAGCCGCTGCTGGTGCACTTTAACGATCGCTGGTACGTCCCGGTGCTCAAAAACTACAGCGAAAGCGACTTTGGCGGCCCTTTTGCCACCGCGGCGGATTATCAGGACCCGTGGTTACAGGCGCAGTTAAACGAACACGGCTGGGTGCTCTGGACGCCGATCCGCTTTGGCGCCAGCAGCATTAACTTTGCCACCACCACGCCTTTCCCGTCGCCACCCTCGGCGCAAAACTGGCTGGGCACCGATGCCAACGGCGGCGATGTGCTGGCGCGCATTCTGTACGGGACGCGAATTTCCATACTCTTTGGCCTGATGCTGACCCTCTTTTCCAGCGTGTTGGGCGTACTGGCGGGCGCGGTCCAGGGCTATTACGGCGGTAAGATTGACCTCTGGGGACAGCGGTTTATCGAAGTGTGGTCCGGCATGCCGACGCTGTTTTTAATCATTCTCCTTTCAAGCGTGGTGCAGCCCAACTTCTGGTGGCTGCTGGCTATTACGGTGCTGTTTGGCTGGATGGCGCTGGTGGGGGTGGTGCGGGCGGAATTCCTGCGCACCCGTAACTTCGACTACATCCGCGCGGCCCAGGCGCTGGGGGTGAGCGACCGCGGGATCATTTTCCGCCATATGTTGCCGAATGCCATGGTGGCGACGCTAACCTTCCTGCCGTTTATTCTGTGCAGCTCCATCACTACCCTCACCTCGCTCGATTTTCTCGGTTTTGGCCTGCCGCTGGGCTCGCCTTCGCTGGGTGAACTGCTGTTGCAGGGCAAAAATAACCTCCAGGCGCCGTGGCTCGGGATCGCCGGTTTTCTCTCCGTCGCCGTTCTGCTTTCGTTGCTGATTTTTATTGGCGAAGCGGTCCGCGACGCCTTCGACCCCAACAAGGCGGTGTAA
- the yejF gene encoding microcin C ABC transporter ATP-binding protein YejF, with the protein MTQPLLHIDALSIAFRQQGEVRSVVNDISLKIDAGETLALVGESGSGKSVTALSVLRLLPAPPVLYPQGDILFHGQSLLHADERTLRGVRGNKIAMIFQEPMVSLNPLHTLEKQLYEVLSLHRGMRKEAARGEMLDCLERTGIRNAAKRLGDFPHQLSGGERQRVMIAMALLTRPELLIADEPTTALDVTVQAQILQLLRELRDELNMSLLFITHNLSIVKKLADQVAVMQNGRCVEQNRAAPLLAAPQHPYTQRLLNSEPAGDPVPLPDAAQPLLRVKDLSVAFPVRKGILRRVVDNKQVLNNVSFTLSPGETLGLVGESGSGKSTTGLALLRLIASKGEIMFDDRPLHEWDRRQMLPVRHRMQVVFQDPNSSLNPRLNVQQIIEEGLRVHQPGLSVRAREEEVIRVMSEVGLDPQTRHRYPAAFSGGQRQRIAIARALILRPELIILDEPTSSLDKTVQAQILALLKDLQQKHRLAYIFISHDLQVVRALCHQVIVLRQGEVVEQGDCQRVFAAPTQEYTRQLLALR; encoded by the coding sequence ATGACGCAGCCCTTGCTCCATATCGACGCGCTCTCCATTGCCTTTCGCCAGCAGGGAGAGGTGCGCAGCGTGGTGAACGACATCTCCCTGAAAATTGATGCCGGCGAAACGCTGGCCCTGGTGGGTGAGTCGGGTTCCGGGAAGAGCGTCACCGCCCTGTCCGTTCTGCGTCTGCTGCCTGCCCCGCCCGTGCTCTATCCTCAGGGCGATATCCTGTTTCATGGCCAGTCGCTGCTGCATGCCGACGAACGCACGCTGCGCGGCGTGCGCGGAAATAAGATCGCCATGATCTTCCAGGAGCCGATGGTGTCGCTGAACCCGCTGCACACCCTTGAAAAACAGCTCTATGAAGTGCTCTCCCTGCATCGGGGTATGCGCAAGGAGGCGGCCCGGGGAGAGATGCTGGACTGCCTCGAACGCACCGGGATCCGCAATGCCGCGAAACGGCTCGGCGATTTTCCCCATCAGCTTTCCGGGGGGGAACGCCAGCGGGTGATGATCGCCATGGCGCTGCTGACCCGCCCGGAGCTGCTGATCGCCGATGAGCCCACCACCGCGCTCGACGTCACGGTGCAGGCGCAGATCCTGCAGCTGTTACGCGAGCTACGCGACGAGCTGAACATGAGCCTGCTGTTCATCACCCATAATCTCAGCATCGTGAAAAAACTGGCTGACCAGGTGGCGGTGATGCAGAACGGCCGCTGCGTGGAACAGAACCGCGCCGCGCCGCTGTTGGCCGCGCCACAGCATCCCTATACCCAGCGGTTGCTCAACAGCGAGCCCGCAGGCGATCCTGTCCCGCTGCCGGACGCCGCTCAGCCGCTGCTGCGCGTGAAGGATCTCTCCGTGGCGTTTCCGGTGCGCAAAGGCATCCTGCGCCGGGTAGTGGACAACAAGCAGGTGCTGAACAACGTCAGCTTTACCCTGAGCCCCGGCGAGACCCTGGGGCTGGTAGGTGAGTCAGGATCCGGCAAAAGTACCACGGGACTGGCGCTGTTACGCCTGATCGCCTCGAAGGGGGAGATTATGTTTGACGATCGTCCCCTGCACGAGTGGGATCGCCGCCAGATGCTACCCGTTCGCCACCGGATGCAGGTGGTTTTTCAGGATCCTAACTCCTCCCTTAACCCGCGCCTTAACGTGCAGCAGATTATTGAGGAGGGGCTGCGTGTCCATCAGCCCGGCCTCAGCGTGCGGGCGCGTGAAGAGGAGGTCATTCGGGTGATGAGCGAAGTGGGGCTGGATCCGCAGACCCGGCATCGCTACCCGGCCGCTTTTTCCGGCGGCCAGCGCCAGCGGATCGCCATCGCCCGGGCGCTGATCCTGCGCCCGGAGCTGATTATTCTGGACGAACCAACCTCATCACTGGACAAAACCGTCCAGGCGCAGATTCTGGCGCTGCTGAAAGATCTGCAGCAAAAACACCGCCTGGCCTATATCTTCATCAGCCACGATTTGCAGGTAGTACGGGCGCTATGTCACCAGGTGATTGTGTTGCGGCAGGGGGAAGTGGTCGAGCAGGGAGATTGTCAGCGCGTGTTTGCCGCGCCGACGCAGGAATATACGCGTCAGCTGTTAGCGTTACGCTGA
- a CDS encoding YejG family protein — translation MNTLQLSIVHRLPQSYRWSAGFAGSKVEPIPQSGTNPDNCLVALKLLSPEEGNAWPLMEKLSQALTDIELYSSVLECEGEPCLFVKSQDEFAATCRLKNVGVAIAEPFSGQNPF, via the coding sequence GTGAATACATTACAGCTCTCAATTGTGCATCGCTTGCCGCAGAGCTATCGCTGGTCAGCGGGTTTTGCAGGCTCGAAGGTTGAACCGATTCCGCAGAGCGGAACAAATCCTGACAACTGTCTGGTGGCCCTTAAGCTGCTGAGCCCGGAAGAGGGCAACGCGTGGCCGCTGATGGAAAAACTGAGCCAGGCGCTGACGGACATTGAGCTTTACAGCTCGGTGCTGGAGTGCGAAGGCGAGCCATGCCTGTTTGTGAAAAGCCAGGATGAGTTCGCAGCAACCTGCCGCCTGAAAAACGTCGGTGTGGCGATAGCCGAGCCTTTCTCTGGCCAGAATCCTTTCTGA
- a CDS encoding Bcr/CflA family multidrug efflux MFS transporter — MTTRPHSSLSIVFILGLLAMLMPLSIDMYLPALPVIAEQFGVPAGSVQMTLSSYILGFALGQLLYGPMADSLGRKPVVLGGTLVFAGAAMACAMAQSVDHLIVMRFFHGLAAAAASVVINALMRDIYPKEEFSRMMSFVMMVTTVAPLVAPMVGGAVLVWFSWHAIFWILALAALLASAMIFFFIKETLPVEHRQKFHIRTTLGNFASLFRHKRVLSYMLASGFSFAGMFSFLSAGPFVYIELNHVSPQHFGYYFALNVVFIFVLTMINSRFVRRVGALNMFRIGLWIQFVMAVWMVVTAFFDVGFWALVVGIAAFVGCISMVSSNAMAVILDEFPHMAGTASSLAGTFRFGIGAIVGALLSLATFDSAWPMLWTIALCATCSILFCLYASRPRKSVN, encoded by the coding sequence GTGACCACCAGGCCACACTCGTCGTTGAGCATTGTCTTTATTCTTGGCCTGCTGGCCATGCTGATGCCGCTGTCCATCGACATGTATCTGCCCGCGCTACCGGTGATCGCTGAGCAATTTGGCGTGCCGGCAGGTAGCGTGCAAATGACCCTCAGCAGCTATATTCTCGGTTTTGCGCTCGGGCAGCTGCTCTACGGGCCAATGGCCGACAGCCTGGGGCGTAAACCGGTGGTGCTGGGCGGGACCCTGGTATTCGCCGGCGCGGCGATGGCCTGTGCCATGGCGCAGTCCGTCGATCACCTGATTGTGATGCGTTTCTTCCATGGCCTGGCGGCTGCGGCGGCAAGCGTGGTCATCAACGCCCTGATGCGTGATATCTACCCGAAAGAAGAGTTCTCCCGCATGATGTCCTTCGTCATGATGGTCACCACCGTGGCACCCCTGGTGGCGCCGATGGTCGGGGGGGCGGTGCTGGTGTGGTTTAGCTGGCATGCGATTTTCTGGATCCTGGCGCTGGCGGCCCTGCTGGCCTCGGCGATGATCTTCTTCTTTATTAAAGAGACGCTCCCTGTTGAGCACCGGCAGAAGTTTCATATTCGCACCACGCTTGGCAACTTTGCCTCGCTGTTTCGCCATAAGCGCGTGTTGAGCTACATGCTGGCCAGCGGCTTCAGCTTTGCCGGGATGTTCTCGTTCCTCAGCGCCGGGCCCTTTGTCTACATTGAGCTTAACCATGTTTCTCCGCAGCATTTTGGCTACTACTTCGCGCTGAACGTGGTGTTCATCTTCGTACTGACGATGATTAACAGCCGCTTCGTCCGCCGGGTGGGGGCGCTGAATATGTTCCGCATCGGGCTGTGGATCCAGTTTGTGATGGCGGTGTGGATGGTGGTAACCGCCTTCTTCGATGTTGGATTCTGGGCGCTGGTGGTGGGTATCGCGGCGTTTGTCGGCTGTATATCGATGGTCTCGTCCAACGCCATGGCCGTCATTCTCGATGAATTTCCGCACATGGCCGGGACCGCCTCTTCACTGGCGGGAACCTTCCGCTTCGGGATCGGTGCTATTGTCGGCGCGCTGCTCTCACTGGCGACCTTTGACAGCGCCTGGCCGATGCTCTGGACAATTGCGCTGTGCGCCACCTGCTCCATTCTTTTCTGCCTCTATGCCAGTCGGCCGCGAAAATCGGTGAACTGA